The DNA window AGGATCGAGATGAATACGTTGAGCCAGTTGCTGCGCGCGGGAAGCGTCTCGATCGTGATGTCCGCCTCTAGGAGTTCGCTCATCAGGGCGTCGCCGATCTCCCGCGTCGGCAGCAGGAGATGGAAGTTCGCGATTTCCGTCTCGTCGACGGTGATCGCGCTCCTGAGACTGCCCTCCACCTCGCCGGTTCCGAGGCGCACCTGGATCGACTCCACGTTCCGCTGCGTGATCTGCTCGCGGAACTGCGTGTAGCTCAGCGTCTCCCGACCCTCTCTGGCGCCTCCCATGAACTGGAGGAGGGCGACGGGGATCAGAATCAGCAGGGCCCAGAACGACGCCGTCCTGAGCCATCGGTGCATGCGGCCCGAGGAATCGCTGCCGTCCGGCCTCTGCGGCTGTTCTTGTCTCATTTTGATCTATTCCGACCTGTTCCGGCTCCGATGTCTCGCCCGAGACTGTCCCGCATACGACTCACGTACGGGGACACGCGATGAACGGAAGGTGACGAAAATCCTCCGCGTGATCCAATCCATACCCCACAAGGAACTCATTTGGTGCATCGAAGCCAACCCACCGCGGCTCCCAATCGAGATCCGGCGCGATGCGCTTGTGGAGGAGCGCGCAGATCTCGACGGACGCGGGATCCCGATCGGCGATCCCGCCGCACAACTGGTTCAGCGTGGTGCCGCTGTCGACGATGTCCTCGACGATGATGATGTGCCGGCCGGCCATCGGGGCCCGCGGGTCGTAGAGCAGTTCGACGCTGCCCGAACTCTTCATGCCCGTGCCGTAGCTCGACGCGACGAGGAAGTCGACCTGCAGCGGCCGCCGGATCTGGCGGACCAGGTCGCCGAGAAACACGAACGACCCCTTGAGCAGTCCGAGCAGCAGGATATCGGCATCCGGCGGGTACGCGGCGGCGATCTCCGCTCCCATGCCGGCGACGCGGGCCGCGATCTCCGACGCGGAGTAGACGATGCGTCCGAGCGGTTCGCCCCCTGTGTACTCCTCGAACTCACGTTCCGCGGCTGTCATCGTTCCGGTCCCGGCGCTCTGTGAATCCAATGGCGAACCACGCTCCTCCGGAGTCGATCGGTTCCACCGCCGCCCGGGAGTGTCCGGCCACCCACAGCACTCTCCGGTCGGCGTCCACGACGACCGGCACGCCCGCACGATCCGAGGCCGGCACGCGGCACTCCATCAGGAGCTTCGCGACCTTTCGCGACCCGGCCCGCGTGCGGATCCGGTCTCCGGGTTGCGGCCCCCGTACGCGGATCGGGAACCGGATCCTGTCGACGGGGAAGGCGGTCGCCCAGCGTTCCGTGCCCTCGAGGGCGCTCCAGCGCACCTCCCAGGCGTTCCCGCCGAGGCGGAGCGGCCCGCGACCCGCCCGCCGCGCCCGCGTCCGATCGATGTCGAGTTCGTGGTCGAGCGGCACCTCTCGCCCGCGTCGCACATGGATCCGATCGAACTCCCGTTCGACCCGCAGGCCCGCCGCGATGTCCACTCCGCGTCCGCTTTCCCCCGCGTCCAGGAAGGCTGCGCCCGTCCGGGTGCCGCGCCGGGACACTCGGAAACCCATGTCCCGGGCGACGTGCCGCAACATGCGTCCGCGAGCCGCCCGATCATATCCCAGCAATCGAGGCCGGGCAATTTGGGCTCCGTCGGCGCTTTCCCGGTATCCCGCGGCGGAGAGGAGGCGCCGGGCGGCCGCTTCCAGCCCGCCTTCGGCGACCAGGGCGTTCCGTCCGAGTTCCGCCAGCAGTGCGCGGACGGAGGGCTCCTCGGCGGCCAGCGCCGGGAGCAGCCCGTGCCGCATCCGCGAGCGGCGGTAGCGGGGATTCCGGTTGGCGGGGTCTTCCGCCCACTCCCGTCCCGTGGCTCGCAGGTAGCCCCTCAGCTCCTCTCGCGAGAAGCCGAGCAGCGGGCGCACGAACGCGGCGCGGCGCGCGGGGATGCCGGCCAGCCCGCGAAAGCCGGGGCCGCGCAGGAGGTTCATCAATACCGTCTCCACGTGGTCATCGCGCTGGTGTGCGAGGGCGACGCGATCCGCCCCGGCGCGACGCCGCGCGTCGGCCAGGAACGCGTATCGGGCCGCCCGCCACTCCGCCGGGCCGCCCGCGAGTCCGTTCGTCCGGCCCACGTCGCACGGCACTCCGGCCCGGCGGCAGACTTCCGCCGCCCTCGACGCCGATGCGGCGCTTTCCGGCTGGAGTCCATGGTCAAAATGGGCCGCGCTCAGCTTCAGCGGCCAGGACTCGCCGAGCGCGCGGAGGAGGTGCAGGAGCGCGAGCGAGTCCGATCCGCCGGAGAAAGCCACGAGGACGCGCGAGCCTCGCGGCAGAAGTTCCGGAGCCGCGCGGAGCACACCCCGCAGGCGCGCGGCGACGCCGGCGCCCGGAGCTGACGGGGCTTCGGCGCGGGGCGTCAGGACTCTCCGTGAGGGGGGCGGTCTCTCCACGCCGCAGGGCCGCGGCGGAAGTCCAGTTCCTCGGCCACGGAGACGCCGAACTTCGGTCGTGCCGGCAACTCCCCGAACGCGATCTCGCGCGGGGGCTCCGGAGAGGCGTCCGCGGAGGCCGCCCCGGATCGGCCGAGCTTGCGCCCGTGCTCCCAGACGCGATCCCGCCCGGCGACGTATGCGCGCAGAGCGCCCGTGACGTCCCTGGATCCGCTCAAACCTCCATCACCTCCGCTTCCCTGCGCGCGAGCATCGCATCGATCTTCTTCACGTACTCGTCGGTGTGCGTCTGGACCTCCGACATCGTGCGGCGGGCGATGTCTTCACCGACCTCCCCGTCCCGCTGCATCTTCAGGAGCCGGTCGCGCGCTTCGTGCCTCGCGTGCCGGATCGAGACCCGCCCCTCCTCCGCCATCCGGTGGAGGATCTTGACGAATTCGCGCCGGCGCTCCTCGGTCAGCGGTGGAATGGGGACCCGGACGACGGCCCCGTCCACCGAAGGGTTGAGCCCCAGGTCGCCGCTCTGGATCGCGCGCGCGACATCCTGGGCGATGTTCGGGTCGTACGGCTGCACCAGGAGCATCGTCGGCTCGGGGGCGCTGACGTTCGCCACCTGCCGCAGCTGCACGATGGACCCGTACGCCTCGACCCTCACACCGTCGAGGATCGCCGTCGTCGCCTTGCCCGTACGAACGGTGGCGAATTCCCGCGCGATCGCCTCGATCGCGCTCTCCATCGCCAGGACCGCATTCTCCAGCGTCTCCTCCGGCACCGTCCCCTCCGATCAAAGGCTCTGTCGCCTAGGCGACGAGGGTCCCGATCCTCTCGCCTTGCAACGCTGCCAGGATTGCACCCGGCCGCTTGATGTTCAAGACGACGATGGGCAGCGAGTTTTCCTTGCACAGGGAGATCGCCGCCGCGTCCATGACGCCGAGTTCGCGGGTCATCACCTCGAGATAGCCGATCTCGTCGATGAGCGAGGCCTCCGGGTCGGTCTCCGGGTCCGCCGTGTACACACCGTCGACCCGCGTCGCCTTCATGATCACGTCGGCTTCCATCTCGATCGCCCGGAGCACGGCCGCCGTATCGGTGGAAAAATACGGATTTCCCGTACCTCCCGCGAAGATCACGACCCTGCTCTTCTCGAGATGGCGCAGCGCGCGGCGGCGGATGTAGGGCTCCGCGAGTTCCTCCATCCGGATGGCGGACATCACGCGGGTCTCCACGCCGGACTGTTCGAGCATGTCCTGGAGCGCCATCGCGTTGATCACGGTCGCGAGCATGCCCATGTAGTCCGCGCTCACCCGATCCATGCCGCGCGCGCTCGCCACGGTGCCGCGCATGATGTTCCCGCCGCCGACGACAAGCCCGAGACTCACGCCGCTCCGGTGGACGCGACGGATTTCGTGCGTGAGTTCCTCGATGACCGGCGGGTCGATGCCGAACCCCCGGTTCCCGGCGAGCGACTCGCCGGAGAGCTTCACGAGGGCGCGGCGATACTTCAGGTCGGCCGCGCCCCCGGGCATCCGGTCGGAACTCAGCCGCCCACCTCGAAGCGGACGAACCGCCGAACGGCCAGATCCTCTCCCGCCTTGCGCAGTACGTCCTTCACCGTCAGGTCCGGATCCCGCACGTAGGCCTGCCAGAGGAGCGCGTTCTCCTCATAGAACTTGCGCATGCGGCCCTCCACGATCTTCTCCGTGATCGAGGCCGGCTTGCCCTGCTCCAGCGCCTGTTCGGTCAGCAGCTTGCGCTCGCGTTCGACCTCCGCCTCCGGAATGTCGTCCGGCGACACGCCCCGGGGATTCGTGGCCGCGGCATGCATCGCAACCCCGCGGGCCGCCTCGGTCGCGGCATCGCCGGAGTCCGAAACCTCCAGCAGCACGCCGATGCGATTTCCGAAGTGGACGTAGGATGCGAAGGCCCCGTGCGCGCCGAGATCATAGCGCACGGCGCGTCCGACCTGGACGTTCTCTCCGACCTGCACCCGCAGCTCGTTGAGGCGGCTTTCGATCGCGTCTCCCCCCTCGAGCTCAAGCAGAGCGGTGCCCTGCACGGTCTCCCCGTCCGGCACCGGGAGGTCGAGCAGCCGGTCCGCCAGGTCCCGCGAGAAGTCCTCGAACGCCTCGCTGCGCGCGACGAAGTCCGTTTCGCTCAGCACTTCGACCATCGAAGCGGACCCGTCGCGCATCGCGATGCGGATCGTGCCCTCCGAAACCGCACGCGCCACGCGCTTCGCCGCCTTTGCCGCGCCCGCCTTCCTGAGCAGGTCCACGGCCCGCTCCGTATCTCCGTCCGATTCGATCAGCGCGCGCTTGCAGTCCATCATCCCGGCGCCTGTCCGGTCGCGGAGAGCCTTCACCGCCCCGGCCGTGATCTGCGTCATGGTCTCCATATCTCCTTCCCAAAAAAAAGGGCCACCGAAGTGGCCCCTTGTGGTCACTTCTCTTCTGACTCCACCTCTCCGACAACTGCCGCTTCGGCGCCCTCCGATCCGGCGTCCGCCGCGGGCTCCGGGTTGTCGGCCACCGCGGGCTCCGGCTTGTCGGCCGCCGCGGGCTCCGGTCTGTCGGCCGCTTCGGGCTCCGACTTGTCGGCCGCTTCGGCCTTCGCATCGCTCTCGGCCGGCTCGGCTCCCTCGTCCGCACTCTCTATCACGGCCGGATGGTGCAGCCGCTGCGCGATGACCTCCGGGCGTGGCTTTCGCCTCGGCCTCCGGCGGCGCGAACTGCCGGCGGCGTCGGCGACCCCTCCGGCGTCGCTCGAATACGTGTACGCCTGCGACTCGGCCTCTTCCCGTCCCGCCTCCGGAATCTCGCGACGCGCCGCTTCCACGACATCCGCGACCGAGCAGGTGATCAGGGAGACGGAGCGAATCGCGTCATCGTTGCCCGCGATGGCGATCGTGAGGAGATCGGGATCCGCATTCGTGTCCGCGATCGCGACGACCGGGATGCCGAGGCGGTTCGCCTCGCGCACCGCGATGTCCTCGCGGGTCGAATCCACCACGAACACGAGCCCCGGAAGCCGTGACATCTCCTTGATGCCCGACAGATAACGGTCGAGCTTCTGGCGCTCCCGCTCAAGGAGCAGCCGTTCCTTCTTCGTATAGAACTCGAACGCCCCCTCCTCGACGCCGCGCTCGAGTTCCTTCAGGCGTGCGATGTTCTTCTTGATCGTCTGGAAGTTGGTGAGCATCCCGCCGAGCCAGCGTTCCGTGACGTAGAAGGAACCGCACCGCTCGGCCTCTCCCCGCACGACGCGGGCGAGTTGGGGCTTCGTGCAGACGAAGAGCACGGACTTGCCCCCGACGATCGTCTCGCGCACGAGTTCGTGAGCCCGTTCGAGCTCCCGCTGCGTCTTCTTGAGATCGATGAGGTAGATCCCGCCGCACTCGGCGAAGATGTACTTCCGCATCTTCGGATTCCAGCGGTGTGTCTGGTGTCCGAAGTGTACGCCCGCCTTCAGGAGGTCCTGCAACTCGACGCCCATGCGCTCGGCTTTCCGCCTTCCCGCTATCGTTTGGAGAACTGG is part of the Candidatus Palauibacter polyketidifaciens genome and encodes:
- the hpt gene encoding hypoxanthine phosphoribosyltransferase, giving the protein MTAAEREFEEYTGGEPLGRIVYSASEIAARVAGMGAEIAAAYPPDADILLLGLLKGSFVFLGDLVRQIRRPLQVDFLVASSYGTGMKSSGSVELLYDPRAPMAGRHIIIVEDIVDSGTTLNQLCGGIADRDPASVEICALLHKRIAPDLDWEPRWVGFDAPNEFLVGYGLDHAEDFRHLPFIACPRT
- the tilS gene encoding tRNA lysidine(34) synthetase TilS gives rise to the protein MAFSGGSDSLALLHLLRALGESWPLKLSAAHFDHGLQPESAASASRAAEVCRRAGVPCDVGRTNGLAGGPAEWRAARYAFLADARRRAGADRVALAHQRDDHVETVLMNLLRGPGFRGLAGIPARRAAFVRPLLGFSREELRGYLRATGREWAEDPANRNPRYRRSRMRHGLLPALAAEEPSVRALLAELGRNALVAEGGLEAAARRLLSAAGYRESADGAQIARPRLLGYDRAARGRMLRHVARDMGFRVSRRGTRTGAAFLDAGESGRGVDIAAGLRVEREFDRIHVRRGREVPLDHELDIDRTRARRAGRGPLRLGGNAWEVRWSALEGTERWATAFPVDRIRFPIRVRGPQPGDRIRTRAGSRKVAKLLMECRVPASDRAGVPVVVDADRRVLWVAGHSRAAVEPIDSGGAWFAIGFTERRDRNDDSRGT
- the frr gene encoding ribosome recycling factor, giving the protein MPEETLENAVLAMESAIEAIAREFATVRTGKATTAILDGVRVEAYGSIVQLRQVANVSAPEPTMLLVQPYDPNIAQDVARAIQSGDLGLNPSVDGAVVRVPIPPLTEERRREFVKILHRMAEEGRVSIRHARHEARDRLLKMQRDGEVGEDIARRTMSEVQTHTDEYVKKIDAMLARREAEVMEV
- the pyrH gene encoding UMP kinase, whose amino-acid sequence is MPGGAADLKYRRALVKLSGESLAGNRGFGIDPPVIEELTHEIRRVHRSGVSLGLVVGGGNIMRGTVASARGMDRVSADYMGMLATVINAMALQDMLEQSGVETRVMSAIRMEELAEPYIRRRALRHLEKSRVVIFAGGTGNPYFSTDTAAVLRAIEMEADVIMKATRVDGVYTADPETDPEASLIDEIGYLEVMTRELGVMDAAAISLCKENSLPIVVLNIKRPGAILAALQGERIGTLVA
- the tsf gene encoding translation elongation factor Ts, with the translated sequence MTQITAGAVKALRDRTGAGMMDCKRALIESDGDTERAVDLLRKAGAAKAAKRVARAVSEGTIRIAMRDGSASMVEVLSETDFVARSEAFEDFSRDLADRLLDLPVPDGETVQGTALLELEGGDAIESRLNELRVQVGENVQVGRAVRYDLGAHGAFASYVHFGNRIGVLLEVSDSGDAATEAARGVAMHAAATNPRGVSPDDIPEAEVERERKLLTEQALEQGKPASITEKIVEGRMRKFYEENALLWQAYVRDPDLTVKDVLRKAGEDLAVRRFVRFEVGG
- the rpsB gene encoding 30S ribosomal protein S2, translating into MGVELQDLLKAGVHFGHQTHRWNPKMRKYIFAECGGIYLIDLKKTQRELERAHELVRETIVGGKSVLFVCTKPQLARVVRGEAERCGSFYVTERWLGGMLTNFQTIKKNIARLKELERGVEEGAFEFYTKKERLLLERERQKLDRYLSGIKEMSRLPGLVFVVDSTREDIAVREANRLGIPVVAIADTNADPDLLTIAIAGNDDAIRSVSLITCSVADVVEAARREIPEAGREEAESQAYTYSSDAGGVADAAGSSRRRRPRRKPRPEVIAQRLHHPAVIESADEGAEPAESDAKAEAADKSEPEAADRPEPAAADKPEPAVADNPEPAADAGSEGAEAAVVGEVESEEK